The genomic segment CCTATAATAGTATGGGCCTGGCTCTGATGACCACGGTTTATAATTGTTATCTTATTGTGACTGCTGGTACGGTGCTGCACCCCAGGGCCTGGAGTGCAGACAGTACGGTGCTGCACCCCAGGGCCTGGAGTGCAGACAGTACGGTGCTGCACCCCAGGGCCTGGAGTGCAGACAGTACGGTGCTGCACCCCAGGGCCTGGAGTGCAGACAGTACGGTGCTGCACCCCAGGGCCTGGAGTGCAGACAGTACGGTGCTGCACCCCAGGACCTGCGTCAGCAGACAGTACGGTGCTGCACCCCAGGACCTGCGTCATCACGTGGtgtgttatataaatatatatgacctGCCTGCTTTACAGGTGGTGGGgatgggggggtgagggatgggggtgagggatgggggtgagggatgggggtgagggatggggggtgagggatggggggtgaaggatggggggtgagggatggggggtgagggatggggggtgagggatggggggtgagggatgggggTGAGGGATGGGGGTGAGGGATGGTAGAGAGGTCAGGGGCCGCTGCTCTGAACACTGTGCCAGTTTGTTCCAAAGATAACGGTGGCGGGGCGCGCTATTAATAGAGGGCGCTATTAGAGTGGTTCACGGATGCTAATAATGGCTCCAGTTATTAAGGTGGTGAACGTGCCAGATTTGGAAGGGAAGCGATTACGTATAAAGGGAGGAGGATATAGGCCAGGTGTGAGGCATGCAGGTGAGACTGGAGGCGTCAACACGCTCATATTGCGGGTTACACGTGAAGGGAGAACGTCTTGGGCACGGGGCGGCCTGGTTCCCGCCCCGGGAAACGGCACAGCAAGAAGTTAAAGATAAAAGTGAGAGACAAGGATACACGTCGAGAGAGTGGGGAAAGGATAGGTAAGTTGAAACAAATAACAAGAACCATTCAACTTGCATGGACATAATCTAATGATAAACCTAAAGCTTCAATCCTGGAAAAACAGCGTCCTTACAGGCCATCGGATGACCAATACCATATGATcaaaacatctctctctctctccagtaatactcgtctctctctctggcccacGCTGCTCTCCTCGCGGGAAAAACACTGTTAAAATGGGACAGTAGAAAACTAAAATACTCCATATTTCATACAAAAATTTAAATACAGATCTAAATCTAACGCCTACTGCTGGTGTGACTCACGCCACATCTACTGGTGCTGGTGTGACTCACGTCACATCTACTGGTGCTGGTGTGACTCACGTCACATCTACTGGTGCTGGTCTGACTCACGTCACATCTACTGGTGCTGGTCTGACTCACGTCATATCTACTGGTGCTGGTGTGACTCACGCCACATCTACTGGTGCTGGTGTGACTCACGTCACATCTACTGGTGCTGGTGTGACTCACGCCACATCTACTGGTGCTGGTGTGACTCACGTCACATCTACTGGTGCTGGTCTGACTCACGTCACATCTACTGGTGCTGGTGTGACTCACGTCACATCTACTGGTGCTGGTGTGACTCACGTCACATCTACTGGTGCTGGTCTGACTCACGTCACATCTACTGGTGCTGGTGTGACTCACGTCACATCTACTGGTGCTGGTGTGACTCACGTCACATCTACTGGTGCTGGTGTGACTCACGTCACATCTACTGGTGCTGGTCTGACTCACGTCACATCTACTGGTGCTGGTGTGACTCACGTCACATCTACTGGTGCTGGTGTGACTCACGTCACATCTACTGGTGCTGGTGTGACTCACGTCACATCTACTGGTGCTGGTGTGACTCACATCACATCTACTGGTGCTGGTCTGACTCACGCCACATCTACTGGTGCTGGTCTGACTCACGTCACATCTACTGGTGCTGGTGTGACTCACGTCACATCTACTGGTGCTGGTCTGACTCACGCCACATCTACTGGTGCTGGTCTGACTCACGTCACATCTACTGGTGCTGGTCTGACTCACGTCACATCTACTGGTGCTGGTCTGACTCACGTCACATCTACTGGTGCTGGTCTGACTCACGTCACATCTATTACTACAGGGGCAGGGGTGGGGTAAGTGcaggggttaccttaccttgaggttatcataaggtccttccggggcttagcgtccacgcggcccggtcgtcgaccaggtctcctggttgctggactggtcaaccaggctcttgGACGCGACTTCTCACAGTCTgtcatatgaatcacagcctggatgatcaggtatcctttgaaggtgcttatccagttccctctagagcactgtgaggggtcggccagttatgccccttatgtgtagtggaagcgtgttgaacagtctcgggcctctgatgttgatagagttctctctcagagtacctgttgcacctctgctcttcaacgcgggtattctacacatcctgccatgcctcctggtcacatgtggtgttatttctgtgtgcagatttgggaccagcccctctactattttccacgtgtaaattattatgtatctctcccgcctgcgctcaatacagatttaggctctttagtcggtcccaatagtttagatgtttttctgagtggattctagcaataaaggatctctgcacgctctccaggtcagcaatttctctagctttgaaaggggctgtcattgtgcagcagtacgccactctagagagcacttgaaaagtatcatcctcggtatagcatctctagtgtgaaaggttcttgttatccaacctgtcatttttcttgcagttgtgacggctactttattgtgttctttgaaggtaaggtcttccgacatgagtacacccaaatcctttacattgccttttttcattctatgttatgatttgcctgagttttgtacgtggtttccgtttttatattttcatttttttccgtagcgcatgagctggaacttatcttcgttaaacaccatattattttctgtggcccatagaaagacctgatttacctcTGAGTGGAGGCTTgtcgtgtcctctatattgtctactctcatgaagatcttagtgtcatctacCTGGTGTCATCAGAGGGTAGATGATGGTAGGGTGTGAGAGGTAGTGAGCCCCGCCCATGTgcgccgccaccacccaggctACACACACCCTTGTTACTCACCTTTACGGCTCTcaccttgaccctccctcactcccgcCCTCCGGCAccctctacctccctctctccctccctacctcactacctccctccctctcccacacttCCGCTCTCCCTCACTCATGCCCCATGTCCACAAACCCGACCCTCCGCCAAGTCTAGCatgacctcctcctccccccccccacacacacacactcgtgtggTGGGGTCTGCTAGCTGATTGGACAGCACtcaggacttgtaatcctgtggtccgggttcgattcccagcgccggcagacacaaatgggcagtttctttcaccctgatgccccatgttacctagcagtaaatagatacttgggagttagacagcttttacgggctgcttcctgtgtgtattcacctagttctacttgcgggggttgagctctgctctttcggcccgcctctctactgtcaatcaactgttactaactactatttctgtttttgttttcacacacacacacacacacacacacacacacacacacacacacacacacacacacacacacacacacacactcacacacacacacacacacacaaaaaaaaaaaaaaaaaaaaaagtaacagctgtctaacgcccaggtacctatgtactgctaggtgacacgtgcatcagggcgaaagaaactctgcccgttgtttctcgccagcgccgggaatcgaaccccggaccacaagattatgtgtccagcgtgctgtccactcagtcaccggcccctgtgtgtgtgtgtgtgtgtgtgtgtgtgtgtgtgtgtgtgtgtgtgtgtgtgtgtgtgtgtgtgtgtgtgtgtgtgaaaaaagttagtaacagttgattgactgtaaagaggcgggccgaatgagcagagctcaatccccgcaagcacaactaggtgaatacaccacaTCACTAGCAACACCTTGGAGACGAAACCCTTCAGgaatcaggaagagagaaagatctggggtgaaatcaccccagacctgtcccctgaagcccacatcgacAGGATAACTTCAGCAGCGTATgcaagactggccaacataagaactaccttcagaaacttgtgtaaggaatcattcagagccttgtatacctcatatgtcagaccatactggagtatgcagctcagcctggagttcatatctagtcaaacataaaAAGGAGTTAGActttcagaggtatgtcaccaggctagtccctgagctgagaggtatgagctacgaggaaagattactggagttaaacttcacgacactggaagacagaaaagtaagggaagacatgatcatcacctataaaattctcagaggaatagacaggataaagataaactgtttaacatgggaggaacacgaacaaagggacacaggtggaaacttagtacctaaatgagtctcagagacgttagaaagaattttttccttgtcagagtagttaacagatggaatgtggcagatggcagtgatgtggtggaggctgactctatacaaaatttcaaatgtagatatgacggagcccagtagggtcaggaatctgtataatagttgattgacagttaagaggcgggaccaaagagtcgacactcaacctctgcaaacacaacttggtgagtacaccatCCTTcatcccactcccccccccctcacctcccctcacacaATTCATCATTGTATTTTACCGAAAACGAACATGTGTCCTTAAATTATGCAGCTGCCCAGTGTATTATCTCCTCCAGGTGGCAGTCCTTTTCTTCGTAGTGGATGTTTCCTTATGCACACGGAGGGTGTGAAGTGTTGACAGGTGCCATGCAGGTGTCCTTACTTGGCACACATCTGGTACACTTGAGCACACGTGATCACACACAGGTGCCACATGTGCCGCTGACCACACTCGGTAACGCCCACACCTGCAGTGTACCTGGAGTACACCTGCagtgtacctggggtgtaccaggacaacccgttctcgcacttgcttatagtcaatatctagctcatgaataagtgcatatgtgacatactaatttattgtgaatatttgagtttaccttgaaaaactgaatagaaaactacaacctaaccttcttagtatgttaagatataacAATTAGTActaaacctatacctatattgatatcacagttttataaaaataataaaacaaaactaaaatatttaaattaattgtaaaataactcaagatattgtcaaattttgtataaaatctctattgtttaataaaactgagagaaaaagttagtgccttgaaaacaaatatggcttggaatatgtcacatatgcacttatttataagcgaaatagtgactataggcaataagtcatatatgtgctgtcttgtgcgagagcaggttgcaaCGGAGCGGGTTCCTAGAGTTCTACTCCCAAAACCCAACCTGTGGGCCAAGCATCAGTTGTGGTAACTTGATCTAAAAGACTGTTGCTTGTATCTCTCAAGCAACAgtaaatatctctctctctctctctctctatatatatatatatatatatatatatatatatatatatatatatatatatatatatatatatatatatatatatatataaagagagagagagagagagagagagagagagagagagagagagagagagagagagagagagagagagagagagagagagagagagagagagagagagagagagagcgcgcgcgcgccAGCTGTGACTCTCCCAGCACCAAtaacgcagcagcagcagcagctggtacaCTCCACCAGCCCTGGCCTACCCCGTCACCCACCAGCTGTTCATATCTGGTAATGTAATAGCTGACGCACgcaacgcaatattgcaaatcttaCCGCAGTATGCGCAATGAACTATGCGCATGTCTCAGATAAGACCTCGCTACACGCCAAGACAAACAACAGTATGAGCATGAGGACTTGTTGCTGACCTGCATAATGTGATCAACCCAAACCCTTATAATGGGGGAGTGTAACCATCAGATAATAGACTGGGTAAATATAACATCACAAGCAGGAGAACAATTTCTGGACTTGGTACGGGAGTCCTCTCTCACACGACATGTGGCAGAGCCCACTGCATGTAGCAGCGTACCACATCTTGTGTTAACAGCACAAGAGGGCATTATCCATCATATCCAGGTAGGGGTAAACGCTCACCCTTTCATGTCATCACAATACTCTAACATGGACTACAATTAGAACTCCATCAAGcacgtatcaagcaggtatcaattaTAGAAACCTATTAAAAGGTCTAGGATGATGACTTTCTAGATTACCCTCGAGATGACTAtcaaggagtgagagagagagtgatattGCATACCATCTCCTGGAGGAAGCTGATGGCTGGCCATGTCATGGAAGCATCATGGCAAGTTTCCAAAAGGTCATAAGGAACTCTTTCAAAAATATGGGCcataaaaggaaaaagaaaaggtAACTACATGGATGACACAAGCATTAAAAAAAGCTTTAATAACTAAGCGGACCCTCTGGAGAAGGAATAAATCCACGAAGAACATACGAGATACATAGAAGGGTCTTATCTTCCTGACTTCTCAGCAAGTCTGAATTGCCAAAAGAAACTACAAAACAAAACTTGCCCAAAACACAAAGAAAGGTACAAAGTTGTATATAAGAAGTACAACCAAAATAAAAGgcgtgttaagacccttaaacatgAGACCAAGTTATAATGGACGACAAAAGGGCAGAAAACACTAtgaatgaatactttacattgtcacggtaaaatctctaggaagagattcggcctactccattatcacctattctactcattcacgtcTATTTTATCAAGAACTGCAacaaaatgcaggcgatgagtcagaataacgtggctaaagtatgtgacgacgaagtttcggtctgtcctggaccattctcaaatcgattgtgattacaatcgacttgagaatggtccacgacggagcgaaacgtcgtcgtcccttcaccttctagtgtatggtctggtcaacaacaacaactactacttccagacgtctagacagtacTACCAGTCTGCCCCCTTCACCacggcccgtcaccccacctcgcacctgggtcacTGGGAGGCCACggcctctgaaacaagcagtttaaGTGAGCCGGTTCATAGTTAAAGAAGTCACCAGCGCCATCTTTCCGGCCGTCCATCTGTATAAATAGGGCTACCAAGCTCTccaagattcagattactcctgtgtgctcaaCTGAGTAGACCTGTTAACACATCTCGGTGTTATAACGGATTTAGTCAGACTAGCTCCTAGTATTccgcaccatattttattttgcaccttaacgtaacgtaaatttgattgttcatcttgtttgttttacAAACTTTGTAttaaagccaagcctggatattattatatgttttgtaatttgtttaacttcagttttatttttaaagtaaagtattttttaaatgttttttccctctgctttatcATACAGTTTATCTCACTGTGACGACACCTTTGCAGTTtaactttttcttttttttttaatattttgtgacTGGCATTACAGAGACTGCACGACCACCAACGTTTCCCGTCACAACATCATTGTCCACACTAGAGAGATTAGATAACATCTCATTACCCTACACAAATGTATGAAGGAGGAGAGGAGAACGAATTAAAGAATATACCCACAACCTTGCCTTGAggttgccttgaggttaccttgaggtgcttccggggcttagcatccctgcggcccggtcgtcgaccaggcctcctggttgctggactgatcagcaaCCTGGACAACCTGGACAACCTGGTTGCAGGACAGAACATGCGACATAATCAGGAAGAGCACTGACAAACTGaaagactcaaaagccccaggtgGGAACGGAATCCAATCCAAAGTCTTAAAGGAACTTGCAGAGGAACTATGTCTACCACTGAAACTCCTTCTCAGAAATTTTCTGGACGAAGGGATGGTCCCGCTTGactggaaatatgcaaatgtcacccctatttccatGGAATATATGATttaaataatttgtttaaataatGATTAAAACAAAGAGTGCAAGGGGTCGTGTTAAAggggaatgaatctgactggagaaatgtgatgAGTGGGGTGCTTCAAGTGTACATTTTGGGGCCAAGCTTTTTTATCACATACaacaatgacatagatgagaatatttccAACATCATCAACAACGACACCAAAAGATATGataaagtgggaagtgaaaatgATATTGAGGCCTTACAAAGAGCTCTACATAAAAACCACAAGACCGGAAAACTGGAAGATGCTTTTCAATATCTAAAAATGAAAGACCATGTATGTGGGACACAACCCACATCtcaactaccaaattaacaatAGTGTAGACAATGAGGCGCATTAGTTGAGAGGTGAGCAAGTTACATGTGTCACTTTAAGCCTCGCACCCTGGTAGCCTCGCTTTACTCTTAACACAACACACTAAATTATTATATGTTGCTCCTTAAACACCATACACACAACTTCCATCCCCGAGCTTAACCAATCCTTAAACTTTGGACATAATTTGATTTTACTCAAGAGGAATTAAATTATTGAGATTTTAAGAGCCACCTTTAACTGGCTATCAAGGCCTGGATTCATCAGACATTTATGCAACGAAATGTACATCTTTCGAAAAGCtgtcttacgaaacctgtacatcttttaacAATTATAGCAGGCTTATTTACATTTATTCAACACTTATTATTGTATAAACAACTtcatagtgcttcggagctcataaactgtttaatgtaACCAAATCGGCCATAATTGTTGAAAGATGCATAGGTTTCGTAAGAGGTTGCGTAAATACTTGCATCCAAGTTGCTGAGATAGAtggaatacagaaaacatatacggcatacatacacgcgataaattattgggattgcctcaaagctctccgaatgtactcacAAGAAAGACGacgggagagatatcaaataatatacacatggaaaatactggagggccaagtactaaatctacacagtaaaataacaacgtactggagtgaacgatatggaagaaaatgcagaatagaaccagtgaagagcagaggtgccataggcacaatcagagaacactgtataaacatcagaggtccgcggttgttcaacatcctcccagcaagcataagaaatattgccggaacaacagtggacatcttcaagagaaaactatctagttttcttcaaggagtgtcggaccaaagcaacagcctagtggaccaaactctcataagtcaggagtagaactcctagaaccccatccaggtaggtACTAGTGCTAGTCTTCTCGCAGCCATCAATCAGGTGCCAATGACAAATTCAACCCCAACGTAACACTTGGCCGCCTCATGTGGAGCCCCATGTGGAGCCCCATGTGGAGCACCATGTGGAGCCCCATGTGGAGCCCCATGTGGAGCCCCATGTGGACCCCCATGTGGAGCCCCATGTGGAGCCCCATGTGGAGCACCATGTGGAGCACCATGTGGAGCCCCATGTGGAGCCCCATGTGGAGCACCATGTGGAGCACCATGTGGAGCACCATGTGGAGCCCCATGTGGAGCCCCATGTGGAGCACCATGTGGAGCCCCATGTGGAGCCCCATGTGGAGCACCATGTGGTGCCCCATGTGGAGCACCATGTGGAGCACCATGTGGAGCACCATGTGGAGCCCCATGTGGAGCACCATGTGGAGCACCATGTGGAGCACCATGTGGAGCCCCATGTGGAGCACCATGTGGAGCCCCATGTGGAGCACCATGTAGAGCACCATGTGGAGCCCCATGTGGAGCCCCATGTGGAGCACCATGTGGAGCACCATGTGGAGCCCCATGTGGAGCCCCATGTGCGCACACCGGGGAGGTTTCAGTGTTCCCTCACAAACACAACACCAGGAGGTAACTAAGCTTGAGCGTTGTACTTCTGGGAGCAGCACAGCTTTATGAGGTCCCTCACAACCCTCAACAATGATGAGGTACGTTTTAGGGTTCATTAAAATGTAGTTTGTTAAGAGTGTGAGTACCATTACCGTGCCGTGCggagtacaacccgtcctcttactcaATGGGTCGCATTTTTTAACGGAATCGACCAATCGATAAAAAATGCGGCGTATTAGtcaaaattaaagcaccgtaatattCACGCTTTCTGAGCATCCGCCTCGataggggtgggtgggtgggttgggtTTGTACGTTACAGCTTTGAATCACGTGACATTTCTAAGCCAATCGAGACAAGTCACACGTGAGCTGTGATTGGTCGAGAGGTGAAAATACAGCCAATCAGCGAGAATCTCGATGACGCAATTTAAGAGCATGTGTCCGATTTGATTTCCGGAATTCATATGCAACCCAGACCTCGGTAACTGTAGCCTCGCTCCCTCATGCTGCGTCAGCCCTCACCCTCTGGCCTCGACACCCGCCAGCTGTGTTGTGACCTCACCTCACACTCGTGTGGGTGACCTCACCTCACACTCGTGCATTCCTGCACCTCCAGGCTGGCAGACTAGTGAGTCCTGGTCTGCCTGCACCTTCAGGCTGGCAGACTAGTGAGTCCTGGTCTGCCTGCACCTCCAGGCTGGCAGACTAGGGAGTCCTGGTCTGCCTGCACCTTCAGGCTGGCAGACTAGTGAGCCCTGGTCGACATCTGGCCAGTCTGGAGGTGCAGGCAGCAGTACTTGG from the Procambarus clarkii isolate CNS0578487 chromosome 10, FALCON_Pclarkii_2.0, whole genome shotgun sequence genome contains:
- the LOC138363300 gene encoding putative per-hexamer repeat protein 5, with product MAPVIKVVNVPDLEGKRLRIKGGGYRPGVRHADLNLTPTAGVTHATSTGAGVTHVTSTGAGVTHVTSTGAGLTHVTSTGAGLTHVISTGAGVTHATSTGAGVTHVTSTGAGVTHATSTGAGVTHVTSTGAGLTHVTSTGAGVTHVTSTGAGVTHVTSTGAGLTHVTSTGAGVTHVTSTGAGVTHVTSTGAGVTHVTSTGAGLTHVTSTGAGVTHVTSTGAGVTHVTSTGAGVTHVTSTGAGVTHITSTGAGLTHATSTGAGLTHVTSTGAGVTHVTSTGAGLTHATSTGAGLTHVTSTGAGLTHVTSTGAGLTHVTSTGAGLTHVTSITTGAGVG
- the LOC138363301 gene encoding uncharacterized protein, whose amino-acid sequence is MGLHMGLHMVLHMVLHMGLHMGLHMVLYMVLHMGLHMVLHMGLHMVLHMVLHMVLHMGLHMVLHMVLHMVLHMGHHMVLHMGLHMGLHMVLHMGLHMGLHMVLHMVLHMVLHMGLHMGLHMVLHMVLHMGLHMGLHMGVHMGLHMGLHMGLHMVLHMGLHMGLHMRRPSVTLGLNLSLAPD